From the genome of Cedecea lapagei, one region includes:
- a CDS encoding DsrE/DsrF/TusD sulfur relay family protein produces the protein MQKIVIIANGAAYGSESLFNSLRLAIALLDREPQPEVKLFLMSDAVTAGLRGQKPAEGYNIQQMLEILTAQNVPVKLCKTCTDGRGITDLPLIEGVAIGTLVELAEWTLQADKVLTF, from the coding sequence GTGCAGAAGATCGTTATTATCGCCAACGGTGCAGCCTACGGCAGCGAATCGCTGTTTAACAGTTTGCGCCTTGCCATCGCCCTACTGGACAGAGAGCCGCAGCCTGAAGTGAAGCTGTTTCTGATGTCCGACGCCGTAACCGCCGGTCTTCGCGGGCAAAAGCCAGCGGAAGGCTACAACATTCAACAGATGCTGGAGATCCTCACCGCGCAGAACGTGCCGGTCAAGCTCTGCAAAACCTGTACCGACGGGCGCGGCATCACCGACCTCCCGCTCATCGAGGGCGTCGCCATCGGCACGCTGGTGGAGCTTGCCGAATGGACGCTGCAGGCGGATAAAGTCCTGACCTTCTGA
- the narL gene encoding two-component system response regulator NarL, whose protein sequence is MSNQEAATILLIDDHPMMRTGVKQLISMAPELAVVGEAGSGEQGVQLAESLDPDLILLDLNMPGMNGLETLDCLREKALSGRIVVFSVSNHEEDVVTALKRGADGYLLKDMEPEDLLKALQQAAAGEMVLSEALTPVLAASLRANRSTSDRDVNQLTPRERDILKLIAQGLPNKMIARRLDITESTVKVHVKHLLKKMKLKSRVEAAVWVHQERIF, encoded by the coding sequence ATGAGCAATCAGGAAGCAGCAACCATTTTGCTGATAGACGATCATCCCATGATGCGTACCGGCGTTAAGCAGCTTATCAGCATGGCCCCGGAGCTGGCCGTCGTCGGTGAGGCCGGCAGCGGTGAACAGGGCGTACAGCTGGCGGAGTCCCTCGATCCGGATCTTATTTTGCTGGACCTGAATATGCCGGGTATGAACGGCCTCGAGACGCTGGACTGCCTGCGTGAAAAGGCGCTTTCAGGACGCATTGTGGTTTTCAGCGTCTCTAATCACGAAGAAGATGTGGTCACTGCTCTCAAGCGCGGCGCGGACGGTTATCTGCTGAAAGACATGGAGCCGGAAGACCTGCTCAAAGCCTTGCAGCAGGCGGCGGCCGGAGAGATGGTGCTCAGCGAAGCGCTGACGCCGGTTCTGGCGGCAAGCCTGCGGGCTAACCGCTCAACGTCTGACCGGGACGTTAATCAGCTCACGCCGCGCGAGCGCGACATTCTGAAGCTGATTGCCCAGGGCTTACCTAACAAAATGATCGCCCGGCGGCTGGACATTACCGAAAGTACGGTGAAGGTTCACGTTAAACATCTTCTCAAGAAAATGAAGCTTAAATCTCGCGTTGAAGCCGCGGTCTGGGTCCACCAGGAGCGTATTTTTTAA
- a CDS encoding YchO/YchP family invasin, producing MRRFAVPLLTLLCLLPAEGGAMITSNSLPAPAEKLPDLGLSPESDAAARHIAEVAKKFGEDSMTDNGLDTGEQARLYAFTGLRDLLTDKVTDEAQSLLSPWGKASFNLKVDQHGSWKGSTGSLFTPWEDNNRYLTWSQLGFSQQEKGAVGNLGVGQRWVAGKWLLGYNTFYDNQLTTQLQRTGFGAEAWGEYLRLSANYYQPLNGWRGQTETLEQRLARGYDVTAQAWLPFYRHINTSLSFEQYFGDSVTLFNSDTGYRNPVAVTMGINYTPVPLITLTAQHKQGESGTAQENVGLKLNYRFGVPLQKQLSAEEVAASSSLRGSRYDSVDRESVPVMEYRQRKTLSVFLATPPWQPQPGEAVALKLQVRAANGIRNIAWQGDTRSLSLTSPGQSRSTEGWSVIMPAWQEGETNEYRLSVTIEDEKGQRATSNWITLKPAAPLLINPENDPRYSLVPENPGN from the coding sequence ATGCGTAGATTTGCCGTTCCGCTTCTGACCTTGCTCTGCCTGCTCCCTGCTGAGGGAGGGGCGATGATTACCTCAAACTCCCTTCCGGCGCCCGCCGAAAAACTTCCTGATCTCGGGTTGTCCCCGGAATCCGATGCCGCTGCGCGCCATATCGCAGAGGTGGCCAAAAAATTCGGCGAGGACAGCATGACCGATAACGGGCTGGATACCGGCGAGCAGGCTCGCCTCTATGCTTTTACCGGCTTACGCGATTTGCTGACGGACAAAGTTACCGATGAAGCTCAGTCTCTGCTTTCCCCATGGGGAAAAGCCAGTTTTAATTTGAAGGTTGATCAGCACGGTAGCTGGAAGGGCAGCACGGGCTCCCTGTTCACGCCCTGGGAAGATAACAATCGTTATTTGACCTGGAGCCAGCTCGGTTTTAGTCAGCAGGAGAAGGGCGCGGTGGGAAATCTCGGCGTGGGCCAGCGCTGGGTGGCCGGAAAATGGCTGCTGGGATACAACACCTTTTACGATAATCAGCTGACCACTCAGCTCCAGCGAACCGGCTTTGGCGCCGAAGCCTGGGGCGAATACCTGCGGCTATCGGCTAATTACTATCAGCCGCTCAACGGCTGGCGTGGACAGACTGAAACGCTTGAACAGCGTCTGGCGCGGGGCTACGACGTCACGGCTCAGGCGTGGCTGCCGTTTTACCGCCATATCAATACCAGCCTGAGCTTTGAACAGTATTTTGGTGACAGTGTCACTCTTTTTAACAGCGATACCGGCTATCGAAACCCGGTTGCGGTGACGATGGGCATCAACTATACGCCGGTGCCGCTGATAACCCTGACGGCCCAGCACAAGCAGGGGGAAAGCGGAACGGCGCAGGAGAACGTTGGCCTGAAGCTCAACTACCGCTTTGGCGTACCGCTGCAGAAACAGCTTTCGGCCGAGGAGGTCGCGGCCAGCAGCTCGCTGCGAGGCAGCCGCTACGACAGCGTCGATCGCGAGTCTGTGCCTGTGATGGAGTACCGCCAGCGTAAGACATTGTCGGTCTTTCTTGCTACGCCGCCCTGGCAGCCTCAGCCTGGTGAAGCCGTTGCCCTTAAGCTGCAGGTACGAGCCGCTAACGGCATACGTAATATTGCCTGGCAAGGGGATACGCGGTCACTTAGCCTGACCTCGCCCGGACAGTCCCGGAGCACGGAGGGCTGGAGCGTGATTATGCCCGCATGGCAGGAAGGGGAAACAAATGAATATCGCCTGTCGGTGACGATTGAAGATGAGAAGGGGCAGCGGGCGACCTCGAACTGGATCACCCTGAAGCCTGCCGCACCTCTGCTGATTAACCCGGAAAATGACCCGCGATATTCGCTGGTTCCGGAAAACCCCGGAAATTAA
- the narX gene encoding nitrate/nitrite two-component system sensor histidine kinase NarX, translated as MVKRLFSPLSLVNQLALVVMLLALLSVAGMGVAGWLAQGISGNAHAINKTGSMRMQSYRLLAAIPLTEQDKELLREMEQTTWSDELHLAAERDGQQAKLRQLQDYWRNTLEPALIAAQTPQQVKPAVARFVAGIDELVSSFDRTTESRLHHVILLQQGMAVLLGLLIVFTLIWLRKRLLRPWRKLLAMATAIGQRDFTQRVSIRGRDEMATLGLALNSMSSELAQSYAVLERRVREKTTGLEQKNQMLSFLYQANQRLHSQVPLCQRISPVLSELQELTPLHGIELRVYEFEDEENYQEFTFQPDAHCDARGCQLCPVRETASLAETTTLKWRLTDNHIHYGLVLAQLPLGRSLTQDQQQLIATLMEQLTSTLAVERQYEHQQQLVVMEERSAIARELHDSIAQSLSCMKMQVSCLQMQGKDLSPESQALLEQIRAELNTSWRQLRELLTTFRLKLTEPGLRPALEASCQEFSHKLGFPVMLDYQLPPRLVPSHQAIHLVQIAREALNNSLKHAEASACGINVTRQGNQVRLVIWDNGKGISDGGERSNHYGLIIMRDRAQTLQGDCQVRPRPCGGTEVVVNFIPEVPLSSVTRSEE; from the coding sequence ATGGTAAAACGCCTGTTCTCTCCTCTTTCACTGGTTAACCAGCTGGCGCTGGTGGTGATGCTGCTTGCGCTGCTGAGCGTTGCCGGCATGGGCGTCGCCGGCTGGCTGGCTCAGGGGATATCGGGCAATGCCCACGCGATCAATAAAACGGGCTCGATGCGCATGCAGAGCTACCGCCTGCTGGCCGCCATTCCGCTGACAGAGCAGGATAAGGAATTGCTTCGCGAAATGGAGCAAACCACCTGGAGCGACGAGCTGCATCTTGCCGCCGAGCGCGACGGGCAGCAGGCTAAGCTTCGCCAGCTCCAGGATTACTGGCGTAATACGCTAGAGCCGGCGCTGATTGCGGCGCAAACTCCGCAGCAGGTAAAACCCGCCGTTGCCCGTTTTGTTGCCGGTATTGATGAGCTGGTCAGCTCCTTCGATCGCACCACGGAATCGCGCCTGCATCACGTTATTTTGCTGCAGCAAGGTATGGCGGTATTACTCGGGCTACTGATCGTCTTTACCCTGATTTGGTTACGCAAAAGGTTACTCCGCCCGTGGCGAAAATTACTGGCGATGGCAACGGCCATTGGCCAGCGGGATTTCACCCAGCGCGTGAGCATCCGCGGGCGCGACGAAATGGCGACCCTTGGGCTAGCCCTCAACAGCATGTCCAGCGAGCTTGCGCAGAGCTACGCCGTACTTGAGCGTCGGGTCAGAGAGAAAACGACCGGACTCGAGCAGAAAAACCAGATGCTGTCGTTTCTGTATCAGGCAAACCAGCGGCTGCACTCCCAGGTCCCGCTGTGCCAGCGTATATCACCGGTATTGAGTGAACTGCAGGAGCTGACTCCGCTGCACGGTATTGAGCTGCGCGTTTACGAATTCGAAGATGAGGAAAACTACCAGGAGTTTACCTTCCAGCCGGATGCCCACTGCGATGCTCGCGGCTGCCAGCTTTGCCCGGTCAGAGAGACAGCTTCGCTGGCAGAGACAACTACGCTGAAGTGGCGGCTCACCGATAACCACATTCACTATGGCCTGGTGCTGGCTCAGCTTCCTTTAGGGCGCAGCCTGACGCAAGATCAGCAGCAGTTAATTGCCACCCTGATGGAGCAGCTCACCTCCACGCTTGCCGTCGAGCGCCAGTACGAACATCAGCAGCAGCTGGTGGTCATGGAGGAGCGCTCGGCTATTGCACGCGAACTGCACGACTCTATCGCCCAGTCGCTCTCCTGTATGAAAATGCAGGTGAGCTGCCTGCAAATGCAGGGTAAGGATTTATCGCCGGAGAGCCAGGCGCTGCTGGAGCAGATCAGGGCCGAGCTTAATACCTCCTGGCGCCAGCTCAGAGAGCTGCTGACTACCTTCCGCCTTAAGCTGACAGAGCCAGGTTTACGTCCCGCTCTGGAGGCCAGTTGCCAGGAGTTTAGCCACAAGCTTGGCTTCCCGGTGATGCTGGATTACCAGCTTCCGCCGCGCCTGGTCCCCTCCCATCAGGCCATACATTTAGTGCAAATTGCGCGTGAGGCGCTAAACAACAGCCTAAAACACGCTGAGGCCAGCGCCTGCGGTATCAACGTGACCCGTCAGGGAAATCAGGTTCGCCTGGTGATATGGGATAACGGCAAAGGGATTTCCGACGGCGGCGAGCGCAGCAATCATTACGGACTAATTATCATGCGCGACCGCGCGCAAACCCTGCAGGGTGACTGCCAGGTTCGTCCTCGCCCCTGCGGCGGCACCGAAGTGGTCGTCAATTTCATCCCAGAAGTCCCGCTTTCTTCCGTAACAAGGAGCGAAGAATGA
- a CDS encoding gamma-glutamylcyclotransferase yields MLTRDFLMKADCKTAFGAIEESLLWTPEQRSASLAATLACRPDQSPVWLFGYGSLMWNPAFEFEESAPGMLVGWHRAFCLKLTAGRGTACRPGRMLALKEGGRTTGLAYRLPEAGLEDELTLVWKREMITGCYLPTWCKLALDDGRTVNALVFIMDPRHPLYEADTRAETIAPLIAAASGPLGTNAQYLFSLEQEMKKHGMQDDRMSELANQVRAWLSGPDEGGGLQPEFA; encoded by the coding sequence GTGTTAACGCGTGATTTCTTAATGAAAGCGGATTGTAAGACGGCTTTTGGTGCCATTGAGGAATCGTTATTGTGGACCCCTGAGCAGCGCTCGGCTTCTCTGGCCGCGACGCTTGCCTGTCGTCCGGACCAAAGTCCGGTGTGGCTCTTTGGTTACGGTTCACTGATGTGGAACCCGGCTTTTGAATTTGAAGAGTCAGCCCCCGGCATGCTGGTGGGCTGGCATCGTGCCTTTTGCCTTAAGCTGACCGCGGGGCGCGGCACGGCCTGTCGTCCCGGACGGATGCTGGCCCTGAAAGAGGGCGGCAGAACAACGGGTCTTGCTTACCGGCTGCCGGAGGCAGGCCTTGAAGATGAGCTGACGCTTGTCTGGAAGCGAGAGATGATCACCGGGTGTTATCTGCCAACCTGGTGCAAACTTGCCCTGGATGATGGCCGCACGGTCAACGCGCTGGTGTTTATTATGGATCCTCGTCATCCGCTCTACGAGGCGGATACCCGGGCCGAAACCATAGCGCCGTTAATTGCTGCCGCAAGCGGCCCGCTGGGCACCAATGCCCAGTATCTTTTCTCTCTTGAACAAGAGATGAAAAAGCACGGCATGCAGGATGACCGTATGTCTGAGCTGGCAAACCAGGTACGGGCGTGGTTAAGTGGGCCCGACGAGGGCGGTGGGCTGCAGCCCGAATTCGCATAA
- the chaB gene encoding putative cation transport regulator ChaB, protein MPYKNRTDLPESVQNVLPAHAQDIYKEAFNSAWEEYKAKAERRGDASREETAHKVAWAAVKHQYEKGEDERWHKK, encoded by the coding sequence ATGCCTTATAAAAACCGGACAGACCTTCCTGAAAGCGTGCAAAACGTTCTACCTGCTCATGCCCAGGATATCTATAAAGAGGCCTTTAACAGCGCGTGGGAGGAGTACAAAGCTAAAGCCGAACGTCGGGGTGATGCCAGCCGGGAAGAGACCGCGCATAAAGTCGCCTGGGCGGCGGTTAAGCATCAGTATGAGAAAGGGGAGGATGAGCGCTGGCATAAGAAATAA
- a CDS encoding NarK family nitrate/nitrite MFS transporter, whose product MSQSPVTEKSSGALITDWRPEDPQFWQQKGHRIASRNLWISVPSLLLAFCVWMLFSAVAVNLNKVGFSFTTDELFMLTALPSVSGALLRVPYSFMVPLFGGRRWTAFSTGILIIPCVWLGFAVQDTSTPFSTFMIISLLCGFAGANFASSMANISFFFPKAKQGGALGINGGLGNMGVSVMQLAAPLVITVSMFAVFGGKGVQQGDGTMLFLENAAWIWVPFLAVFTLAAWFGMNDLSASKASLREQLPVLKRGHLWILGLLYLATFGSFIGFSAGFAMLSKTQFPEVNILHFAFFGPLLGALARSAGGAISDRWGGIRVSLYNFVVMAVFSALLFTTLPTHGQGGNFIAFFGVFLVLFLTAGLGSGSTFQMISVIFRKLTMDRVKAEGGSDEHAMREAATDTAAALGFISAIGAIGGFFIPKAFGTSLDLTGSPAGAMKVFLVFYIVCVVITWVVYGRKSSR is encoded by the coding sequence ATGTCACAGTCTCCCGTTACAGAAAAGTCTTCGGGCGCGCTGATTACCGACTGGCGGCCGGAAGATCCGCAGTTCTGGCAGCAAAAGGGTCATCGTATCGCCAGCCGCAACCTGTGGATATCGGTCCCCAGCCTTCTGCTGGCTTTTTGCGTCTGGATGTTGTTCAGCGCTGTGGCGGTCAACCTTAACAAGGTCGGGTTTAGCTTCACCACCGATGAGCTGTTTATGTTGACGGCTCTGCCGTCGGTGTCCGGTGCGCTTTTACGCGTACCTTACTCCTTTATGGTGCCGCTGTTTGGCGGTCGCCGCTGGACGGCGTTCAGCACCGGGATCCTGATTATTCCGTGCGTGTGGCTGGGCTTTGCGGTTCAGGATACCAGTACACCGTTTTCCACCTTCATGATTATCTCGCTGCTGTGCGGCTTCGCCGGCGCAAACTTTGCTTCCAGTATGGCGAATATCAGCTTCTTCTTCCCCAAGGCAAAGCAGGGCGGTGCGCTGGGGATCAACGGCGGTCTGGGGAATATGGGCGTCAGCGTGATGCAGTTGGCGGCGCCGCTGGTGATCACCGTGTCGATGTTTGCGGTGTTTGGCGGCAAGGGCGTTCAGCAGGGGGACGGCACAATGCTGTTCCTGGAGAATGCGGCCTGGATTTGGGTACCTTTCCTGGCGGTCTTCACCCTCGCGGCCTGGTTTGGTATGAACGATCTTTCTGCGTCAAAGGCCTCCCTGCGCGAGCAGCTGCCGGTGCTTAAGCGGGGACATCTCTGGATCCTTGGCCTGCTCTACCTGGCCACCTTCGGCTCGTTTATCGGTTTTTCTGCCGGGTTTGCGATGCTGTCTAAAACTCAGTTCCCGGAAGTGAATATCCTGCACTTCGCGTTCTTTGGACCGCTGCTTGGCGCGCTGGCCCGCTCAGCGGGGGGAGCTATTTCGGATCGCTGGGGCGGGATCCGCGTTTCGCTGTACAACTTTGTTGTAATGGCCGTTTTCAGCGCGCTGCTCTTTACCACGCTGCCGACTCACGGTCAGGGCGGCAACTTTATTGCCTTCTTCGGCGTATTCCTGGTGCTGTTCCTGACGGCGGGGCTGGGCAGCGGCTCTACCTTCCAGATGATCTCGGTGATCTTCCGCAAGCTGACCATGGATCGGGTGAAGGCCGAGGGCGGTAGCGATGAACATGCAATGCGCGAAGCCGCGACCGATACCGCAGCCGCGCTGGGCTTTATCTCGGCCATTGGCGCTATTGGCGGGTTCTTTATTCCTAAAGCGTTTGGCACCTCGCTGGATTTGACCGGCTCCCCGGCCGGAGCGATGAAAGTCTTCCTGGTGTTCTATATCGTCTGCGTGGTGATTACCTGGGTCGTATACGGCCGTAAATCTTCACGCTAA
- a CDS encoding nitrate reductase subunit alpha, whose product MSKFLDRFRYFKQKGETFANGHGQLLDTNRDWEEGYRQRWQHDKVVRSTHGVNCTGSCSWKIYVKSGLVTWETQQTDYPRTRPDMPNHEPRGCPRGASYSWYLYSANRLKYPQMRKRLLKLWREAKLLHSDPVDAWASIVNDPEKAKSYKQARGRGGLVRSSWQEVNELIAAANVYTAKTYGPDRITGFSPIPAMSMISYASGTRYLSLIGGTCMSFYDWYCDLPPASPQTWGEQTDVPESADWYNSSYIIAWGSNVPQTRTPDAHFFTEVRYKGTKTVAVTPDYAEISKLCDQWLAPKQGTDSAMAMAMGHVMLREFHLDKPSQYFTDYVRRYTDMPMLVTLEERDGFYAPGNMLRAADLVDNLGQENNPQWKTVALSDATGDLVAPNGSIGFRWGEKGKWNLEQRDGGNGNETELRLSLLGSHDEVAEVGFPYFGGESTEHFKNVKLKDVLLHKLPVKRLQLADGTSALVATVYDLTMANYGLDRGLNDENCASSYDDVKAYTPAWAEQITGVSRHDIVRIAREFADNADKTHGRSMIIVGAGVNHWFHMDMTYRGLINMLIFCGSIGQSGGGWGHYVGQEKLRPQTGWMPLAFALDWQRPPRHMNSTSYFYNHSSQWRYETVTADEFLSPLADKSRYTGHLIDFNVRAERMGWLPSAPQLGTNPLRIAEKAKEAGMSPVDYTVDQLKSGGIRFAAEQPDSGYNHPRNMFIWRSNLLGSSGKGHEFMLKYLLGTEHGIQGKDLGQEGGQMPEEVEWVDNGLDGKLDLVVTLDFRLSSTCLYSDIVLPTATWYEKEDLNTSDMHPFIHPFSAAVDPCWESKSDWEIYKGIAKVFSEVCVGHLGKETDVVTLPIQHDSAAELAQPYDVRDWKKGECDLIPGKTAPHIMVVERDYPATYERFTSIGPLLEKIGNGGKGISWNTEKEVDFLRKLNYVKTEGPAKGQPRIETAIDAAEMVLSLAPETNGQVAVKAWAALGEFTGRDHTHLALPKEEEKIRFRDIQVQPRKIISSPTWSGLEDEHVSYNAGYTNVHELIPWRTLSGRQQLYQDHQWMRDFGESLVVYRPPINTRSVEGMIGHKSNGNPEKALNFLTPHQKWGIHSTYSDNLLMLTLSRGGPIIWLCEADAKEIGIADNDWVEVFNKNGALTARAVVSQRVPAGMTMMYHAQERIMNLPGSEITGQRGGIHNSVTRITLKPTHMIGGYAQLAYSFNYYGTVGSNRDEFVVVRKMKDINWLDGEGNDQKQESVK is encoded by the coding sequence ATGAGCAAATTCCTTGACCGGTTTCGTTACTTCAAACAGAAGGGCGAAACGTTTGCCAATGGGCACGGCCAGCTACTCGATACTAACCGCGATTGGGAAGAGGGCTACCGCCAGCGTTGGCAGCACGATAAGGTCGTTCGATCCACTCACGGTGTAAACTGTACCGGCTCCTGCAGCTGGAAAATTTATGTCAAAAGCGGCCTGGTGACCTGGGAAACCCAGCAAACCGACTACCCGCGCACCCGCCCTGATATGCCAAACCATGAGCCTCGCGGCTGCCCTCGCGGCGCCAGCTACTCCTGGTATCTCTACAGCGCAAACCGCCTCAAGTATCCGCAGATGCGTAAACGCCTGCTCAAGCTATGGCGTGAGGCAAAACTACTGCACAGCGACCCGGTTGATGCCTGGGCATCCATCGTCAATGACCCTGAAAAAGCGAAAAGCTATAAGCAGGCGCGCGGACGCGGCGGCCTGGTGCGCTCAAGCTGGCAGGAGGTGAATGAGCTGATTGCGGCGGCTAACGTCTATACCGCCAAAACTTACGGCCCTGACCGCATCACCGGCTTCTCGCCTATTCCGGCAATGTCGATGATCTCCTACGCCTCGGGGACACGCTATCTGTCGCTGATCGGCGGCACCTGTATGAGCTTCTATGACTGGTACTGCGACCTGCCGCCGGCCTCTCCTCAGACCTGGGGTGAGCAGACTGACGTTCCGGAGTCCGCCGACTGGTATAACTCCAGCTATATCATTGCCTGGGGTTCTAATGTGCCTCAGACCCGTACTCCGGATGCGCACTTCTTCACCGAAGTTCGCTACAAAGGCACCAAGACCGTTGCCGTCACGCCGGATTACGCTGAAATTTCTAAGCTTTGTGACCAGTGGCTGGCCCCTAAACAGGGAACCGACTCCGCCATGGCGATGGCGATGGGCCACGTTATGCTGCGCGAGTTCCACCTGGACAAACCCAGCCAGTACTTCACCGACTATGTGCGTCGCTACACCGACATGCCGATGCTGGTGACGCTGGAAGAGCGTGATGGCTTCTATGCCCCGGGCAATATGCTGCGTGCTGCCGATCTGGTGGATAACCTTGGCCAGGAAAACAATCCGCAGTGGAAAACCGTTGCCTTGAGCGACGCCACCGGCGATCTGGTTGCGCCAAACGGCTCCATCGGCTTCCGCTGGGGCGAGAAAGGCAAATGGAATCTTGAGCAGCGCGACGGCGGCAACGGGAATGAAACTGAGCTGCGCCTGAGCCTGCTGGGCAGCCATGACGAAGTGGCCGAGGTGGGCTTCCCGTACTTCGGCGGTGAAAGCACCGAGCACTTCAAAAACGTTAAGCTGAAAGACGTTCTGCTGCACAAATTGCCGGTGAAACGCCTGCAGCTGGCCGACGGCACGAGCGCGCTGGTCGCCACCGTTTATGACCTGACCATGGCCAACTACGGTCTGGATCGCGGCCTGAACGATGAAAACTGCGCCAGCAGCTATGACGATGTTAAGGCGTACACGCCAGCGTGGGCCGAACAGATTACCGGCGTTTCTCGCCACGATATCGTGCGTATTGCCCGTGAATTTGCCGATAACGCCGACAAAACTCACGGCCGCTCCATGATCATCGTCGGCGCCGGGGTAAACCACTGGTTCCACATGGATATGACCTATCGCGGGCTGATCAACATGCTGATTTTCTGCGGCAGTATCGGCCAGAGCGGCGGCGGCTGGGGCCACTATGTGGGCCAGGAAAAGCTGCGTCCGCAGACCGGCTGGATGCCGCTGGCCTTTGCTCTCGACTGGCAGCGTCCGCCTCGCCATATGAACAGCACGTCCTATTTCTACAACCACTCCAGCCAGTGGCGCTACGAGACGGTGACGGCGGATGAGTTTCTCTCTCCGCTGGCGGATAAATCCCGCTACACCGGCCATCTGATTGACTTCAACGTGCGCGCCGAACGCATGGGCTGGTTGCCGTCCGCCCCGCAGCTCGGGACTAACCCGTTACGCATCGCTGAAAAGGCAAAAGAAGCCGGCATGTCTCCGGTTGACTACACCGTGGATCAGCTGAAGTCCGGCGGTATCCGCTTCGCGGCCGAGCAGCCTGACTCCGGCTACAACCATCCGCGCAACATGTTTATCTGGCGTTCAAACCTGCTGGGTTCTTCAGGCAAGGGGCATGAGTTCATGCTCAAATACCTGCTCGGCACCGAGCATGGTATTCAGGGGAAAGACCTGGGCCAGGAAGGCGGTCAGATGCCGGAAGAGGTTGAGTGGGTCGATAACGGCCTGGACGGTAAACTGGACCTGGTGGTCACCCTGGACTTCCGTTTGTCGAGCACCTGTCTCTATTCTGACATCGTACTGCCGACCGCGACCTGGTATGAAAAAGAGGATCTGAATACTTCGGATATGCATCCGTTTATTCATCCGTTCTCCGCCGCGGTCGATCCTTGCTGGGAATCGAAAAGCGACTGGGAAATCTACAAAGGCATTGCGAAGGTATTCTCTGAAGTCTGTGTCGGCCACCTCGGGAAAGAAACCGATGTTGTCACACTGCCTATCCAGCATGACTCCGCCGCAGAGCTGGCGCAGCCGTATGACGTGCGCGACTGGAAAAAAGGCGAATGTGACCTGATCCCAGGTAAAACCGCGCCTCATATTATGGTTGTTGAACGTGATTATCCTGCCACCTACGAGCGTTTCACCTCGATCGGACCTCTGCTGGAAAAAATCGGTAACGGCGGGAAAGGCATCAGCTGGAACACCGAAAAAGAAGTCGACTTCCTGCGCAAGCTTAACTACGTGAAAACCGAAGGGCCGGCAAAAGGTCAGCCGCGCATCGAAACCGCAATTGACGCGGCGGAGATGGTCCTGAGCCTGGCGCCGGAAACTAACGGCCAGGTGGCCGTGAAGGCCTGGGCCGCGCTGGGCGAGTTTACCGGCCGCGACCACACGCACCTCGCGCTGCCGAAAGAGGAAGAGAAGATCCGCTTCCGCGATATTCAGGTGCAGCCGCGCAAAATTATCTCCAGCCCGACCTGGTCCGGCCTTGAAGATGAACATGTCTCCTATAACGCAGGGTATACCAACGTTCACGAGCTGATCCCGTGGCGTACGCTGTCAGGCCGCCAGCAGCTGTATCAGGATCATCAGTGGATGCGCGACTTTGGTGAGAGCCTGGTGGTCTATCGTCCACCTATTAATACCCGCTCCGTGGAAGGCATGATCGGCCATAAATCCAACGGCAACCCGGAAAAAGCGCTCAACTTCCTGACGCCGCACCAGAAATGGGGGATCCACTCAACTTACAGCGATAACCTGCTGATGCTGACCCTTAGCCGCGGCGGCCCAATTATCTGGCTGTGTGAAGCGGATGCGAAAGAAATTGGCATCGCGGATAACGACTGGGTTGAAGTATTTAACAAAAACGGCGCTCTCACGGCGCGCGCGGTGGTTAGCCAGCGCGTACCGGCCGGGATGACCATGATGTACCACGCACAGGAACGCATTATGAATCTGCCCGGCTCGGAAATTACCGGCCAGCGCGGCGGTATTCATAACTCGGTAACCCGTATCACCCTGAAGCCAACCCATATGATCGGCGGCTATGCGCAGCTGGCATACAGCTTCAACTATTACGGTACGGTCGGTTCTAACCGCGATGAATTCGTGGTGGTGCGTAAGATGAAAGACATTAACTGGTTAGACGGCGAAGGTAATGACCAGAAACAGGAGAGCGTAAAATGA